In the genome of Gemmatimonas sp., one region contains:
- a CDS encoding lanthionine synthetase LanC family protein: MGLDIYEGAAGVSLFLSTLSHLMDEAEQREVACAAARSVAAAAETAATGAIAASTGLFSGSTGTLYAIASSARSLDEPVLTLLVERLLDGWTSSAARSDSDDVISGDAGAIPTMIRLNRRFKRSTVDAWLRDRGSRLLERATRLPEGWCWSNEGRDELRPFLGYAHGASGYAVALAELAHYFGDSTYAYGAERAMAYEDYHFDESQASWPDFRMKFGGWESVYVSRSDAQSALRRLRPNFMNAWCHGAPGIGLARWRCRSLIGSAGHPLAIPRALSATLRTLPFLVEVGNPCLCHGAAGNLVAAHRLARVLGDSASFVLVEQYLDRFLNRLETQGEAAWGCQDAPSLPPNYGLMTGMAGVAFGLLALIDRAPPLLIGEDGNEPVPFELSPSERSAFFAQERRDRFPTVASSRDLSALFAMPFSRSTDVHDSSAREEQVTDDPIDLVSLGIRLPADVEQLRAELAELYLSRRNPWQMMDGWSPEPKVSEIDTRTRRLRASPLICVVVSDCRWLLVAPTMRQLTTLEPNTAEWRVSIHTLRYTSVDRRPIGLLAGLVLVAAREPQLPAEIADMLLTFARKADPEAFRSVVAQQIRACRNAGALLVD, from the coding sequence ATGGGTCTCGACATCTACGAGGGAGCGGCAGGAGTCAGTCTCTTTCTCTCAACCCTCTCCCACCTGATGGACGAGGCCGAGCAACGCGAAGTGGCATGCGCCGCTGCGCGTAGCGTTGCCGCTGCGGCGGAGACGGCGGCAACTGGTGCGATCGCTGCATCGACTGGACTATTTTCTGGTTCAACCGGCACCCTCTACGCGATTGCCTCCTCCGCGCGCTCGCTCGACGAGCCCGTACTTACGTTGCTGGTCGAACGTCTGCTCGACGGCTGGACGTCGTCAGCTGCGCGCAGCGATTCAGACGATGTCATCAGCGGCGACGCGGGTGCGATCCCCACTATGATCCGGCTGAATCGCCGATTCAAGCGGTCTACCGTCGACGCATGGCTGCGCGACCGCGGCTCACGCTTACTGGAGCGTGCCACGCGCTTACCTGAGGGCTGGTGCTGGAGCAACGAAGGCCGCGACGAACTACGACCCTTTCTTGGCTACGCCCACGGCGCTTCCGGCTATGCGGTGGCACTGGCGGAACTCGCACACTACTTCGGTGACTCCACGTATGCCTACGGAGCCGAGCGCGCGATGGCCTACGAGGATTACCATTTCGACGAGAGTCAGGCCAGTTGGCCCGACTTCCGCATGAAGTTCGGAGGCTGGGAATCGGTGTACGTCAGCAGATCGGATGCGCAGAGCGCCTTGCGACGGCTTCGGCCGAATTTCATGAATGCGTGGTGCCACGGTGCGCCGGGTATCGGCCTGGCACGTTGGCGCTGTCGATCGTTGATCGGAAGCGCTGGCCACCCACTAGCAATACCGCGCGCGCTTTCAGCAACGCTGCGAACGCTCCCGTTCTTAGTCGAAGTCGGAAATCCCTGTCTCTGTCATGGCGCCGCCGGGAACTTGGTTGCGGCGCATCGCCTCGCGCGCGTGCTGGGCGACTCCGCGTCCTTCGTGCTCGTCGAGCAGTACCTCGACCGATTCCTGAATCGCCTCGAGACACAAGGGGAGGCAGCGTGGGGGTGTCAGGACGCTCCGTCGCTCCCTCCAAACTATGGGCTCATGACCGGCATGGCAGGCGTCGCCTTCGGATTGCTGGCACTCATCGATCGCGCACCGCCGCTGCTCATCGGCGAGGACGGCAATGAGCCGGTGCCGTTTGAGCTTTCGCCATCGGAGCGTTCGGCCTTTTTCGCTCAAGAGCGGCGTGACCGATTTCCGACTGTCGCTTCGTCACGGGACCTGTCCGCACTCTTCGCAATGCCTTTTAGTCGATCGACGGACGTGCACGATTCTTCAGCGCGCGAGGAGCAGGTGACCGACGATCCGATCGACCTCGTTTCATTGGGCATTCGCTTGCCGGCCGACGTCGAGCAACTGCGCGCCGAACTCGCCGAGCTCTACCTGTCACGCCGAAATCCTTGGCAGATGATGGATGGATGGTCGCCGGAACCCAAAGTCAGCGAGATCGACACACGAACTCGTCGCCTCCGTGCGAGCCCGCTCATTTGCGTCGTGGTATCGGACTGCCGCTGGCTACTTGTCGCGCCCACCATGCGACAGTTGACGACGCTGGAGCCAAATACTGCTGAGTGGCGCGTCTCAATCCACACGCTCCGATACACCAGCGTCGATCGTCGACCGATTGGGCTTCTCGCCGGCTTGGTATTGGTCGCCGCGCGGGAACCGCAGTTGCCTGCGGAGATCGCCGATATGCTGTTGACATTCGCGCGGAAAGCGGATCCCGAGGCGTTCCGTTCTGTGGTTGCCCAGCAGATCCGTGCATGCCGAAACGCGGGGGCGCTCCTTGTCGACTGA
- a CDS encoding lantibiotic dehydratase: protein MSTDLPTGIAFEVEPCTPASPGAEAKDLVWALLLARTCAHPESAIHGYRSTRLSELFERIAVQEAVHTELAKEVSASLYNVIPTIETMDRRLLLRVRRKLHNMAVISVDELALLRTAIADAGLLGRVQDVLDAHQALVQLTDALRNAVTEERRRQLDALIARTYDVQLTDTLALSNQELFEEIRRFHRSAPRNLEQRPNLVRSLLRYGTRMALKTTPFGQLCQVTPCVILANNEGASEGVALPSLQNTLRDVQLNKLLLPLVLRHIQSIPKVTEVWPLEVNKTLELQQQTITWLATIGGIEKSCKAPAIDAVVAAVASLSGLEPTSTAQMLSALCVEMPEYESDDIAALLERLKTEGAVVPAPIVPEQDLAWPLTLAGWLEGLQVAEASAVAGSLRELATMPAAIEAASGDERLALVGRTRALMDSFAPVGADRVEALKAVALEDTSLQGPVEVCVGAGLQQCLATLCVLVRRLNLLSDDRDDVEAIAEVYLREYGDAREAVPLLEFYEVAFKRHFKLALRGSRTTAFDENSEAQLLRLGHVPAVRARAAARRRMLDWWLAACEAKVADTRREVHLSLTKLDELIGDAAHTECMSTSVSVFLQLECPGDEQANWRAFVPAAMMGFGFGKYQSRFLHLFARHNLGTQSTAQRSHWPEGAAEIALDSHFNANLHPSLGYGEISYPFTRPRTDDATRITVDALEVVGPGATRRAPCLRNRTTGARVTPLDLGFLTDMRRPGLFRLLRRLQPPSRFYLDLSVAAYRARVARSTNSRPLGVQRFPRLVIGAHVVVSRQQWICRPSDIPVAVSNALDGLLRALAAWRLAHGVPERVFVRLAECRLGRAAQVAPQAEPSNGAAQDAKPASASTSGPTRQPRQDDRKPQFIDFSSPLLVELFSRVAACSDDWLVLIEEDYPTNATASSSGGEGAHRIEFLCEIGIPGEAD, encoded by the coding sequence TTGTCGACTGACCTTCCCACGGGCATCGCGTTTGAGGTCGAGCCGTGCACGCCGGCGTCGCCCGGCGCCGAAGCAAAGGACCTTGTGTGGGCGCTACTCCTGGCGCGAACCTGCGCCCATCCGGAGTCGGCGATACACGGCTATCGATCGACGCGCCTCAGCGAATTGTTTGAGAGAATCGCCGTTCAGGAGGCGGTCCATACCGAGCTGGCAAAAGAGGTGTCGGCGAGTCTGTACAATGTCATCCCCACCATCGAAACGATGGACCGCCGCCTGCTGCTGCGCGTCCGCCGTAAACTTCACAATATGGCAGTCATATCGGTTGATGAGCTGGCGCTGTTGCGAACCGCCATTGCGGACGCGGGACTGCTCGGGCGGGTACAAGACGTACTGGACGCGCACCAGGCGCTCGTGCAATTGACTGACGCGCTCAGGAACGCGGTGACCGAGGAGCGCCGGCGGCAGTTGGATGCGTTGATTGCGCGCACCTACGACGTACAACTCACAGATACCCTCGCTCTGAGCAATCAGGAGCTGTTCGAAGAGATACGCCGATTCCATCGCAGCGCGCCTCGCAACCTCGAACAGCGCCCGAATCTGGTGCGTAGCCTGCTGCGGTACGGCACGCGAATGGCGCTGAAGACCACGCCGTTTGGCCAGCTATGTCAGGTGACGCCCTGCGTCATTCTCGCGAACAACGAAGGCGCGTCAGAAGGCGTAGCACTCCCGTCGCTACAGAACACGCTGCGCGACGTGCAGCTCAACAAGCTACTTTTGCCGCTGGTACTGCGGCACATTCAGAGCATCCCGAAAGTGACCGAGGTTTGGCCGCTGGAGGTAAACAAGACGCTCGAGCTACAGCAACAGACAATCACCTGGCTGGCCACCATCGGCGGAATCGAGAAGTCGTGTAAGGCACCAGCGATAGACGCGGTCGTAGCGGCAGTGGCTTCGCTGTCCGGGCTCGAACCGACATCTACCGCGCAGATGCTGAGCGCGCTTTGCGTTGAAATGCCCGAGTACGAATCGGACGACATCGCAGCCTTGTTGGAGCGCCTCAAGACCGAGGGTGCCGTGGTGCCAGCACCGATCGTTCCTGAACAAGATTTGGCATGGCCCCTGACGCTTGCTGGCTGGCTGGAAGGTCTGCAGGTTGCCGAGGCAAGTGCGGTGGCGGGATCGCTGCGGGAGCTCGCGACAATGCCTGCCGCCATCGAAGCAGCGAGCGGCGACGAACGACTGGCGTTGGTGGGCCGCACACGCGCGCTGATGGACTCGTTTGCGCCTGTGGGCGCCGACCGCGTCGAGGCTCTCAAGGCGGTGGCTCTCGAGGACACTTCGCTCCAGGGTCCAGTAGAAGTTTGCGTCGGAGCAGGATTGCAGCAGTGCCTCGCAACCCTCTGCGTGCTGGTACGCCGGCTAAACCTACTATCGGACGATCGGGACGACGTAGAGGCTATCGCCGAGGTGTATCTTCGCGAGTACGGCGATGCGCGGGAGGCCGTGCCACTGTTGGAGTTCTACGAGGTGGCCTTCAAGCGCCACTTCAAGCTGGCGTTGCGTGGGTCGCGCACCACTGCGTTTGACGAGAACAGCGAGGCGCAGCTGCTGCGCTTGGGACACGTGCCCGCTGTGCGGGCGCGGGCGGCGGCGCGGCGGCGGATGCTCGACTGGTGGCTTGCCGCCTGCGAGGCGAAGGTCGCCGACACCCGGCGCGAAGTGCATTTGTCGTTGACGAAGCTGGACGAACTGATAGGGGACGCGGCGCATACGGAGTGCATGTCAACATCAGTGTCCGTATTCCTGCAGCTCGAGTGCCCAGGCGACGAGCAAGCCAATTGGCGTGCGTTTGTGCCAGCAGCCATGATGGGGTTTGGTTTCGGCAAGTACCAATCCCGCTTCTTGCACCTCTTTGCGCGACACAACCTTGGCACGCAGTCAACGGCGCAGCGCTCGCACTGGCCGGAGGGCGCGGCCGAAATCGCGCTGGATAGCCACTTCAATGCCAACCTGCACCCGTCTCTTGGCTACGGGGAGATCAGCTATCCGTTCACCCGGCCGCGCACCGACGACGCTACGCGAATCACCGTTGACGCCTTGGAAGTTGTAGGACCTGGCGCGACGAGGCGGGCCCCGTGCCTCAGGAATCGGACCACCGGGGCACGCGTCACGCCCCTCGATCTCGGCTTCCTCACCGACATGCGGCGGCCAGGGCTCTTCCGATTGCTACGTCGCCTGCAGCCGCCCTCTCGTTTCTACCTCGACCTCAGCGTCGCTGCATATCGCGCGCGTGTCGCTCGTTCAACGAATTCTCGACCATTGGGGGTACAACGCTTTCCGCGGCTCGTGATCGGCGCACATGTGGTGGTCTCCCGCCAGCAGTGGATCTGCCGCCCCAGCGACATTCCCGTTGCAGTATCGAATGCGCTAGATGGCCTGTTGCGCGCGTTGGCTGCGTGGCGTTTGGCGCACGGCGTCCCGGAGCGGGTGTTCGTGCGACTCGCGGAGTGTCGCCTGGGAAGAGCGGCCCAGGTGGCGCCGCAGGCGGAGCCGTCAAACGGGGCAGCTCAGGATGCAAAGCCAGCGAGCGCATCCACGAGCGGTCCAACGCGGCAGCCGCGGCAAGATGATCGAAAGCCGCAGTTCATCGACTTCTCTTCACCATTGCTGGTGGAGCTGTTTTCTCGTGTCGCGGCCTGTTCTGATGATTGGCTGGTGTTGATCGAGGAAGACTATCCGACCAACGCCACCGCATCGTCGAGCGGCGGAGAAGGCGCCCATCGGATCGAGTTCTTGTGCGAAATCGGCATTCCGGGCGAGGCGGACTAA
- a CDS encoding S8 family serine peptidase, translating into MTTLRETSTSPARGECTNSSERTASPFEAHVLRNEYAELDVYDVMRARKPFAALDDVPRRAQPPLVAVLDSGYARTVGPLKMLPVHMIANHCAPVAGDTFGHGTLVIDFLGMLTTSCRVLPVHVFDSNHEATPASIERGIMIALERGARVIHMSLGTRDFREGSSLAASCHRAASGGVVLVASTPSFTSASFPAVFPCVIGVAPRADNPGIAVTIVDSKRAMCTAYSPRIRRDGVVYRAASLAAVTATAMICEQLARDTSWGGQEPAATLRLLQ; encoded by the coding sequence ATGACAACCCTGCGCGAAACCTCAACGTCACCGGCGCGTGGCGAGTGCACGAACTCCAGCGAGCGAACGGCGTCCCCCTTCGAAGCGCACGTGCTGCGCAACGAGTATGCAGAACTCGACGTCTACGATGTGATGCGCGCGCGAAAACCGTTCGCAGCGCTTGACGATGTTCCGCGTCGCGCCCAACCGCCATTGGTGGCAGTGCTCGACTCCGGCTACGCGCGAACAGTCGGTCCACTCAAGATGCTCCCTGTACACATGATCGCGAATCACTGCGCGCCGGTGGCTGGTGATACATTCGGCCACGGCACGCTCGTGATTGACTTCCTCGGAATGCTGACTACCTCCTGCCGCGTGCTGCCGGTGCACGTGTTCGATAGCAACCACGAAGCCACGCCGGCTTCCATCGAACGCGGCATCATGATCGCGCTAGAACGTGGCGCTCGGGTTATCCACATGAGCCTTGGCACACGAGACTTCCGCGAAGGTTCGTCCTTGGCGGCCAGTTGCCATCGAGCGGCATCAGGAGGCGTCGTTCTCGTTGCGTCCACTCCATCGTTCACGTCCGCCAGCTTTCCGGCCGTGTTTCCGTGTGTAATCGGCGTCGCACCGCGCGCGGACAATCCGGGAATTGCCGTCACGATCGTCGATTCCAAGAGAGCGATGTGTACGGCCTATAGCCCCAGGATCCGACGAGACGGTGTCGTCTATCGAGCGGCCAGCCTTGCGGCTGTCACAGCCACCGCCATGATCTGCGAGCAGCTCGCGCGCGACACGTCGTGGGGTGGGCAGGAGCCAGCCGCCACGTTGAGGTTGCTCCAATGA
- a CDS encoding thiopeptide-type bacteriocin biosynthesis protein — protein sequence MIPHTATEPTDSAPALSETDQWRVRRWTSHHVHFASPAADSYDRVIADWVASVVAELRESALIERYFFIRYPVGGPHVRLRMAPRTEDAEAGIERVLFSHASRWNRAVAPKHTLEVRPVPYEPEFDRYAGPVGLALCESIFEASSDWVVQFLRDTAPEQRSPTRLGRSCLAMVVIAWLCIPDLRQCGAYLRHYGASYARVADELYGVSSVIEQARTVSGAFRANIAETARRLEVGQSVSVSLDNLVSILSPLLHRLRLASDRRQLRASPDALPFTAHGGIQHVLPSLLHMHNNRMGVDIRQEALLAMMCSQAIDPRSAMHVPRDADT from the coding sequence ATGATACCTCACACCGCTACCGAGCCGACCGACTCCGCACCGGCACTGAGCGAAACCGATCAGTGGCGCGTCCGCCGCTGGACGAGTCATCACGTACACTTCGCTTCACCGGCTGCTGACAGTTACGATCGCGTCATCGCGGACTGGGTCGCATCGGTTGTCGCCGAGCTTCGGGAAAGCGCGTTGATCGAGCGCTACTTTTTTATCCGGTATCCGGTGGGTGGGCCACATGTGCGCCTGCGTATGGCGCCGCGAACGGAGGACGCCGAGGCCGGCATCGAGCGAGTGCTGTTCTCGCACGCATCGCGGTGGAACCGCGCCGTGGCGCCGAAGCACACTCTCGAGGTTCGGCCGGTGCCCTACGAGCCTGAGTTTGACCGCTACGCCGGCCCAGTTGGGCTGGCCCTTTGTGAGTCGATATTCGAAGCGTCGTCAGACTGGGTTGTTCAGTTCCTGCGCGACACCGCGCCAGAGCAACGGAGCCCGACACGCTTGGGCCGCAGCTGCCTAGCCATGGTTGTAATTGCTTGGCTCTGCATTCCCGATCTCAGACAGTGCGGAGCGTACCTGCGTCACTACGGTGCGTCGTACGCGCGTGTGGCAGACGAACTGTACGGCGTAAGCAGTGTGATCGAGCAGGCGCGCACCGTGTCAGGCGCGTTTCGTGCAAACATCGCGGAGACGGCCAGGCGCTTAGAAGTTGGCCAGAGTGTCTCCGTCTCGCTCGACAATCTGGTGTCTATTCTGTCGCCGCTCCTGCACCGTCTCCGCCTCGCGTCAGATCGCCGCCAGCTGCGCGCGTCGCCTGACGCACTACCGTTCACGGCCCATGGCGGCATCCAGCATGTGCTGCCAAGTCTCTTGCACATGCACAACAATCGCATGGGCGTCGACATTCGGCAGGAGGCGCTGCTCGCCATGATGTGCAGCCAGGCCATCGACCCGCGCAGTGCCATGCACGTACCCAGAGACGCGGATACATGA
- a CDS encoding ABC transporter transmembrane domain-containing protein has product MSLSESFASLLRLLQLLRRYWSGMARNVALGVALAALGLLLPLITRALIDNVYPNRDTSLLLILAIGIVAVATGTAFVTAIRSYLAQRISAEMTGALSLLYFNHVQHLPLAFFDRGRVGEITSRQSDIRTAVATLTKVFETVLVSGTYLMAVPPLLLMVNWKLSLLSLLSTPLTSIVSVAGGRLLRRHWQAGAEASAQLNATQVDAFSQIRSIKLAGAESAMYRRIADATQEATTLQLRAGRLSSRISFVNAIVRALGTALCTWYGWTLILRAELSLGDFLLFGAYLGFMTHPVGEFASLFSDVQRASTSLRRLFEYLDLLPELDPTHSFREIPQSIIPLAGALEVRAASLTYPSGLRALSELDVAFPCGSATAVVGPSGAGKSSLIRLLAGLDAPVDGEVLLGGRSLRDIDLRSLRSHMAVVWQEAGMVRGTIEDNLTLGARNVTPAQLAEVMRVCRLEDLVAALPRGLRADVSEGGVSLSAGQRQRLALARALLRGARILLLDEATSNIDVVVESEILRDIVRGRGDRTIVFVTHRIVSAQLADRICVMNRGTVLSVASHEQLLESCVEYQLLHAAAHEPTEPLAPRSGRRRPDDAAAKSCLLTVP; this is encoded by the coding sequence ATGAGTCTCTCGGAGTCGTTTGCGTCGCTGCTGCGATTGCTCCAGCTGCTCCGCCGCTACTGGAGCGGTATGGCGCGCAACGTCGCTCTGGGCGTCGCGCTGGCCGCTCTCGGGCTGCTGCTGCCGCTCATCACGCGCGCTCTCATCGACAACGTCTACCCGAATCGAGACACAAGCCTGCTGTTGATTCTCGCTATCGGGATCGTCGCGGTCGCGACCGGAACCGCGTTCGTCACTGCTATACGGTCCTATCTTGCGCAGCGCATCTCCGCAGAGATGACCGGCGCGCTGTCGCTACTGTACTTCAACCATGTACAGCACCTGCCGCTAGCGTTCTTCGATCGCGGACGGGTTGGCGAGATCACAAGCCGACAGAGCGACATTCGCACGGCGGTTGCGACCCTGACCAAAGTGTTTGAGACAGTTTTGGTGAGTGGCACCTATCTCATGGCTGTGCCACCGCTGCTTCTGATGGTCAACTGGAAGCTGTCCCTGCTCTCCCTGTTGTCGACGCCGCTTACGTCGATTGTCTCGGTAGCCGGCGGGCGCCTTCTTCGGAGGCACTGGCAAGCCGGCGCAGAGGCGAGCGCGCAACTCAATGCGACGCAGGTCGATGCGTTTTCTCAGATTCGGAGCATCAAGCTCGCCGGCGCCGAATCGGCGATGTACCGCAGGATTGCCGACGCCACGCAAGAGGCCACTACGCTACAGCTGCGCGCGGGGAGGCTCTCCAGTCGCATTTCCTTCGTCAACGCCATTGTCAGAGCTCTAGGCACCGCTCTTTGCACATGGTATGGCTGGACGTTGATTCTGCGCGCCGAGTTGTCGCTCGGCGACTTCCTCCTCTTCGGCGCCTATCTCGGGTTCATGACGCACCCCGTCGGGGAGTTCGCGTCGCTATTCTCCGATGTTCAGCGCGCGTCCACGTCGCTACGACGGCTATTCGAGTATCTCGACCTGCTGCCGGAGCTGGACCCCACGCATAGTTTTCGCGAAATCCCACAGTCGATCATACCGCTCGCCGGCGCGCTCGAGGTGCGCGCGGCGAGTCTGACATATCCGAGTGGGCTGCGCGCCCTGTCGGAGCTGGACGTTGCCTTCCCCTGCGGATCTGCCACGGCAGTCGTGGGGCCGAGCGGGGCGGGAAAGTCTTCGCTTATCCGTTTGCTCGCTGGGCTTGATGCACCGGTTGACGGCGAGGTCTTGCTCGGCGGTAGAAGCCTTCGCGACATCGACCTGCGCTCGCTTCGCTCGCACATGGCAGTGGTGTGGCAGGAAGCGGGAATGGTGCGCGGAACAATCGAAGACAACTTGACGCTTGGCGCGCGCAATGTTACGCCGGCGCAGTTGGCAGAGGTGATGCGCGTCTGCAGGCTCGAGGATCTTGTCGCCGCGTTGCCGCGCGGCCTACGCGCGGATGTGTCGGAAGGCGGCGTGAGTCTCTCCGCCGGCCAACGCCAACGCCTCGCCTTAGCGCGTGCGCTGCTGCGGGGGGCCCGTATCCTGCTACTGGACGAGGCCACGTCCAACATTGACGTTGTTGTCGAGTCCGAGATCCTGCGCGATATCGTCCGAGGACGCGGCGATCGGACGATAGTGTTCGTTACGCACCGCATTGTCAGTGCGCAGCTTGCGGACCGGATCTGCGTCATGAACCGCGGCACGGTGCTGAGCGTCGCGTCGCACGAGCAATTGCTGGAGTCGTGTGTGGAGTACCAGCTGCTCCATGCGGCTGCGCACGAACCCACGGAGCCGCTGGCGCCGAGGAGCGGGCGCCGCCGACCTGATGACGCGGCGGCCAAGTCTTGCTTGCTGACTGTTCCGTGA
- a CDS encoding HlyD family efflux transporter periplasmic adaptor subunit: protein MLLVTVVVAAGVSQARVKSAVHVAARVQPQQRTLLRATQTGRVVAVHVATGTVVRKGDSLLLLGSDDSRAAELQLDREIGERQSAIALAEGNARNSQEQRHLRVEQARARLLSVLATVREKGVIFGRITENDTTLGGYSPGDHVEMDRAFADERLARLELASALASLADSVSLQRTVENSRMALAHARVARARAGVAAAELLLRAPHAGRIATVHPAELLGTMVRPGDALLELHSGSLWRGEAQIPESEIARIHVGDSVRAEAAVGGSTDRREYHGKIAFVSDFPTAPSDSRATVTPMYRVEFLVGEASDTAGGSRLRVGSTLKAAILVGKSSVLQRMMKVMGWGPR from the coding sequence ATGCTGCTGGTGACGGTTGTCGTAGCAGCAGGCGTTTCCCAAGCGCGCGTAAAGAGCGCCGTCCATGTCGCGGCGCGGGTACAGCCGCAGCAGCGAACGCTCCTTCGCGCTACCCAAACGGGCCGCGTCGTGGCCGTGCATGTCGCCACCGGTACCGTCGTGCGCAAAGGCGACTCACTCCTGCTGCTTGGCTCGGATGACTCACGCGCAGCAGAGCTGCAGCTCGATCGCGAGATTGGAGAGAGACAGAGCGCGATCGCCTTGGCGGAGGGGAACGCACGCAACAGTCAGGAGCAGCGTCACTTGCGAGTGGAGCAGGCACGTGCGCGGCTGCTGAGTGTGCTCGCTACTGTTCGGGAGAAAGGCGTGATCTTCGGGCGCATCACCGAGAATGACACGACGCTCGGCGGCTATAGCCCCGGCGACCACGTCGAGATGGACCGTGCGTTCGCCGACGAACGGCTGGCGCGGCTGGAGCTGGCAAGCGCGTTGGCGAGTCTCGCAGACAGCGTCTCGCTGCAGCGAACGGTCGAGAACTCGCGAATGGCGCTGGCGCATGCTCGTGTAGCGAGGGCTCGTGCCGGCGTGGCGGCTGCGGAGCTCTTGCTCCGAGCGCCGCATGCCGGACGTATCGCAACCGTTCATCCGGCGGAGCTTTTGGGCACGATGGTCCGACCCGGCGACGCACTACTCGAGTTGCATTCAGGATCACTGTGGCGCGGTGAGGCGCAGATTCCTGAATCGGAGATCGCACGCATTCACGTTGGTGACAGCGTTCGGGCGGAAGCTGCCGTCGGCGGGAGCACCGACCGGAGGGAGTATCATGGTAAAATTGCGTTCGTATCAGACTTCCCGACCGCACCTTCCGATAGCCGAGCGACGGTGACACCCATGTATCGCGTCGAGTTTCTCGTCGGCGAAGCGTCGGACACCGCGGGAGGTAGTCGGCTTCGAGTTGGTAGCACGTTGAAGGCCGCCATTTTGGTGGGCAAGTCCAGTGTGCTGCAGCGAATGATGAAAGTTATGGGATGGGGCCCTCGATGA